From Paraflavitalea devenefica, the proteins below share one genomic window:
- the mutS gene encoding DNA mismatch repair protein MutS, with protein sequence MAKAGEDTPLMQQHKAIKQRYPDAILLFRVGDFYETFGGDAIIAAQVLGITLTKRNNGAASGASELAGFPHHAMDTYLHKLVKAGYRVAICDQLEDPKQAKGIVKRGVTEMVTPGVATNDKLLEHNSNNFLAGIHFTDDQAGIAFLDISTGEFFVAEGNQEYIDKLLQTLKPAEVIFQRSYQKHFKENFGSRFYTYTMESWVFDTAYATESLLKHFQVHSLKGFGIEAMPGATIAAGAVLHYLKDTEHPNLQHITSIQRIDREDYLWMDRFTIRNLELTGTGSSEAGNTLHKVLDNTVSPMGARLLKRWILLPLKDTTRINERLDLVEFFIKEVELRNKIAHHIKQCGDVERLVSKIPVKKINPREVMQIARGLQHVQEIRELCASVTDKYLGLLITTLNPCETLIEAILNTITENPPALAAKGDVIKAGVHAELDELRKIASGGKEYLVELQQKEAEVTGISSLKIGFNNVFGYYLEVTNAHKNKVPASWIRKQTLANAERYITPELKEYEEKITGAEDKIMAIEAELYDKLLLQLQEYIAPMQANGHILAILDCLVCFADNALRYNYKKPLLHEGHELDLKESRHPVIERNLPPGEAYIANDIFLDQSSQQIIILTGPNMSGKSAILRQTALITLMTHMGSFVPADTARIPLTDKIFTRVGASDNLSGGESTFMVEMNETASIINNFTARSLILLDEIGRGTSTYDGISIAWSIAEYLHNAGYAPKTLFATHYHELNELENKLSRIRNYHVTNKEVGNKIIFLRKLAPGGSTHSFGIHVAKMAGMPPALIQRANEILHQLEEKHVEDGAPVHQSSNIGQAVKNISSQKFQLSIFDAHSETFDDIRKLLDGLDINRLTPVEALLKLQEIKSRIK encoded by the coding sequence ATGGCAAAAGCAGGTGAAGATACGCCCTTAATGCAGCAGCATAAGGCCATCAAGCAAAGATATCCTGATGCTATTCTGTTGTTCCGGGTAGGTGATTTTTATGAAACCTTCGGCGGAGACGCTATTATTGCCGCCCAGGTACTGGGTATTACGCTTACCAAACGGAATAATGGAGCCGCCTCCGGCGCTTCAGAACTGGCAGGTTTCCCACACCATGCCATGGATACCTACCTGCACAAGCTGGTAAAAGCAGGCTACCGTGTAGCCATCTGCGACCAGTTGGAAGATCCCAAACAGGCTAAAGGCATTGTAAAACGCGGTGTAACCGAAATGGTAACTCCCGGTGTGGCTACTAACGACAAGCTGTTAGAACACAACAGCAATAATTTCCTGGCAGGTATTCATTTCACCGATGATCAGGCGGGCATTGCCTTCCTGGATATATCCACCGGTGAGTTTTTTGTAGCAGAAGGTAACCAGGAATATATAGATAAACTGCTCCAGACATTAAAACCGGCAGAGGTTATTTTCCAGCGCAGCTATCAAAAACATTTTAAGGAAAACTTTGGCAGCCGGTTCTACACGTATACGATGGAGAGCTGGGTCTTTGATACAGCTTATGCTACCGAAAGCCTGCTCAAACATTTCCAGGTACACTCCCTGAAAGGTTTTGGCATAGAAGCTATGCCTGGCGCCACCATAGCTGCCGGCGCAGTACTGCATTACCTGAAAGATACCGAGCATCCCAACCTGCAACATATTACTTCCATTCAACGGATAGACCGCGAGGATTACCTCTGGATGGACCGTTTTACGATCCGCAACCTGGAACTGACCGGTACCGGAAGCAGCGAAGCAGGCAATACCTTGCATAAGGTATTGGACAATACGGTTTCGCCCATGGGCGCCCGCCTGCTAAAGCGATGGATACTGCTGCCCCTGAAAGATACTACCCGGATCAACGAACGGCTTGACCTGGTAGAGTTCTTTATTAAGGAGGTAGAATTAAGAAATAAGATCGCGCATCATATTAAACAGTGCGGCGACGTGGAAAGGCTGGTGAGCAAGATACCGGTGAAGAAGATCAACCCGCGGGAAGTGATGCAAATAGCGCGTGGTTTGCAGCATGTACAGGAGATCAGGGAGCTTTGTGCCAGTGTTACGGATAAATACCTGGGGCTACTCATTACTACGCTGAACCCCTGTGAAACCCTTATAGAAGCCATTCTGAATACCATTACAGAAAACCCGCCGGCCCTGGCTGCCAAAGGCGATGTGATTAAGGCAGGCGTACATGCAGAGCTGGATGAACTGAGAAAGATAGCCAGCGGAGGAAAAGAATACCTGGTAGAACTGCAACAAAAAGAAGCAGAAGTTACCGGCATTTCATCGCTGAAGATAGGATTCAACAATGTATTTGGTTATTACCTGGAGGTAACGAATGCACACAAGAATAAGGTGCCTGCGTCCTGGATACGCAAGCAAACACTGGCCAATGCCGAACGGTATATTACCCCGGAGCTGAAAGAGTATGAAGAGAAGATCACTGGCGCCGAAGATAAGATCATGGCCATTGAGGCTGAGTTGTATGATAAGCTGTTGCTGCAACTGCAGGAGTATATCGCTCCCATGCAGGCCAATGGCCATATACTGGCTATACTGGACTGCCTCGTATGTTTTGCCGATAATGCCTTACGGTACAATTATAAGAAACCGCTACTCCATGAAGGACATGAGCTGGACCTGAAAGAAAGCCGTCACCCGGTAATAGAACGTAACCTGCCACCGGGGGAAGCCTATATCGCCAATGATATTTTTCTTGATCAGTCGTCTCAGCAGATCATTATCCTCACCGGTCCCAATATGAGTGGTAAGAGCGCCATCCTGCGACAAACAGCGCTTATTACGCTAATGACCCATATGGGTAGCTTTGTGCCGGCCGATACAGCCAGAATACCTTTAACCGATAAGATCTTTACCCGGGTGGGAGCATCAGATAACCTGAGCGGCGGTGAATCTACATTCATGGTGGAGATGAATGAAACGGCCAGCATTATCAATAATTTCACTGCCCGCAGCCTGATCCTGCTGGATGAGATTGGACGGGGTACCTCTACCTATGATGGTATTTCCATTGCCTGGAGTATTGCAGAGTACCTGCACAACGCAGGCTATGCTCCCAAGACCCTGTTTGCTACCCACTACCATGAACTCAATGAACTGGAAAATAAGCTTTCCCGCATCCGGAATTATCATGTTACCAACAAAGAAGTAGGTAATAAGATCATTTTCCTGCGTAAACTGGCGCCCGGCGGCAGCACCCATAGTTTTGGTATCCACGTGGCCAAGATGGCCGGCATGCCTCCTGCCCTGATCCAGCGCGCTAATGAAATATTGCACCAACTGGAAGAAAAGCATGTAGAAGATGGCGCCCCTGTTCACCAGAGTTCCAACATCGGGCAGGCAGTAAAGAATATCTCTTCTCAAAAGTTCCAGCTCTCTATTTTTGATGCGCACAGCGAAACATTTGATGATATCCGCAAATTGCTGGACGGCCTTGATATTAACCGCCTCACCCCGGTAGAAGCATTGCTGAAATTACAGGAGATTAAAAGCAGGATTAAGTAG
- a CDS encoding acyl-CoA thioesterase: MSPKAKTAKESYVVMTELVLPNDTNTFGNLMGGRLMYWMDIAAALAAMKHCAAPVVTASVDNISFENPIKLGNVVHIEAKVSRAFNSSMEVHMKVWGEDAIQQYRYKSNEAYYTFVALDPNGRSRAVPQLIPETEEEKNLFESALRRRQLRLILGGKMKPADATELKALFQM, encoded by the coding sequence ATGAGCCCAAAAGCAAAGACAGCCAAGGAATCGTATGTAGTGATGACAGAACTGGTATTGCCGAACGATACGAACACTTTTGGCAACCTGATGGGTGGCCGCCTGATGTACTGGATGGATATTGCCGCCGCCCTGGCCGCCATGAAGCATTGCGCCGCCCCTGTGGTAACAGCTTCCGTAGATAATATTTCCTTCGAAAATCCCATTAAGCTGGGCAATGTGGTACATATTGAAGCCAAGGTATCCCGCGCTTTTAATTCCTCCATGGAAGTGCATATGAAGGTTTGGGGCGAAGATGCCATCCAGCAATACCGCTATAAGAGCAATGAGGCCTACTATACTTTTGTAGCACTGGACCCCAATGGGCGCTCCCGTGCTGTTCCCCAACTGATCCCAGAAACAGAAGAAGAGAAGAATCTTTTTGAAAGCGCCCTGCGCAGAAGGCAGCTCCGGCTGATCCTGGGCGGCAAGATGAAACCGGCTGACGCAACGGAACTGAAAGCATTATTTCAAATGTAG
- a CDS encoding gluconokinase — translation MQHIIGVDIGTTNTKAIAFTTAGIVIAQANITYTPVIATAGKHELDPDILFDAVVQTIRQVTRQTAESSLLGIAFSSAMHSLIAVDATGKPLTNVITWADLRSTRQATQLKNTATGKRIYQRTGTPVHPMSPLCKLLWMKEEWPEIFSVAHKFIGIKELIFYRFFDQYLIDHSIASATGLFDIYEVDWNKEALLLTGLTRERFSTPVSTTHSVTGLKKEYADDLGIDPATPFIVGASDGCLANVGSGAMQPGDMSLTIGTSGAVRMTGSKPQHDSKERIFNYILTEQWYVSGGPINNGAVLLKWYAEHFLERSFNSTADFEWFLRHAAQAPAGAEGLVFLPYVQGERAPVWDAAAKGVFFGIQAAHTQAHFMRAIVEGINYALYQVAQSVEETIGPVQHIYASGGFTRSPQWLQWLADLFGKEISVSSTGDASAAGAAIIGLQALGIQDTLAHPNSAVLSEERFVPNEQQHTIYQRNYAVYSTLYDRLKDVFQL, via the coding sequence ATGCAACATATCATCGGTGTAGACATTGGTACTACCAATACCAAAGCCATTGCCTTTACCACAGCAGGCATAGTCATAGCACAGGCGAATATTACCTACACGCCTGTTATTGCTACTGCCGGAAAGCATGAGCTGGATCCGGACATTTTATTCGATGCAGTGGTGCAAACCATCCGGCAGGTAACCCGGCAAACTGCTGAATCATCGCTCCTGGGCATTGCCTTCAGCAGCGCTATGCACAGTCTGATAGCGGTGGACGCAACAGGAAAACCATTGACCAACGTCATTACCTGGGCCGACCTGCGCAGCACCCGGCAGGCCACGCAACTAAAAAATACAGCTACCGGCAAGCGTATTTACCAGCGCACCGGTACACCTGTTCATCCCATGTCGCCATTGTGCAAACTGCTTTGGATGAAAGAAGAATGGCCCGAGATATTTAGCGTTGCGCATAAATTCATTGGTATTAAAGAACTGATCTTTTACCGTTTCTTTGATCAATACCTCATTGATCATTCCATTGCTTCTGCCACTGGTTTATTTGATATATACGAGGTAGACTGGAATAAAGAAGCCCTCTTATTGACAGGTCTTACCCGCGAGCGTTTTTCAACGCCTGTAAGTACTACGCACTCCGTAACCGGCCTTAAAAAAGAATATGCCGACGACCTGGGTATTGATCCCGCTACTCCATTTATCGTAGGCGCCAGCGATGGATGCCTGGCAAATGTAGGCAGCGGCGCCATGCAGCCCGGCGATATGTCGCTTACCATTGGCACCAGCGGGGCAGTGCGTATGACAGGCAGTAAGCCACAGCATGATAGTAAAGAAAGGATATTCAACTATATTCTCACAGAACAATGGTATGTGTCGGGTGGTCCGATCAACAATGGCGCTGTATTGCTGAAATGGTATGCTGAGCATTTCCTGGAACGCAGCTTTAACAGCACCGCAGATTTTGAATGGTTCCTGCGGCATGCGGCGCAGGCGCCTGCCGGGGCAGAAGGACTTGTTTTTTTACCCTATGTACAAGGCGAGCGGGCGCCGGTTTGGGATGCTGCCGCCAAAGGCGTATTCTTTGGCATACAGGCAGCACATACCCAGGCGCATTTCATGCGGGCCATCGTGGAAGGGATCAACTATGCCTTATACCAGGTGGCGCAATCCGTAGAAGAAACCATTGGTCCTGTACAACATATTTATGCCAGTGGCGGATTTACCCGTTCGCCTCAGTGGCTGCAATGGCTGGCCGATCTCTTTGGAAAGGAAATTTCCGTGTCTTCCACGGGCGATGCTTCCGCTGCCGGGGCGGCCATCATCGGTTTGCAGGCGTTGGGCATACAGGATACGCTGGCGCATCCCAATAGCGCTGTACTGTCTGAAGAGCGCTTTGTACCCAATGAACAGCAGCATACCATCTACCAGCGTAATTACGCTGTGTATAGTACCTTGTACGACAGGCTAAAAGATGTCTTTCAACTGTAG
- a CDS encoding T9SS type A sorting domain-containing protein, translated as MPINIYPTIIDKINWLFVQTNKKLDNTSISLFSLTGRKMYEQKTGILHPGQMVSFPLDTDSLTPGTYLLQLLSGNEIIYKKKISVQ; from the coding sequence TTGCCAATCAATATCTACCCCACTATTATTGATAAGATTAACTGGCTGTTTGTACAGACCAATAAGAAGCTGGACAATACCAGTATCAGCTTATTCAGCCTTACCGGGCGGAAGATGTATGAACAGAAAACCGGTATCCTGCATCCCGGACAAATGGTCAGTTTTCCTTTAGATACCGACAGCCTTACTCCCGGCACTTATTTACTGCAGTTGCTTTCCGGCAATGAGATTATCTACAAAAAGAAGATCAGCGTGCAGTAG
- a CDS encoding alpha-amylase family glycosyl hydrolase produces the protein MKYLLHTVAIACFLLSLFPACKLMPKEKGTQAEAVQQDTTAIAGPGWIKQSNVYEVNVRQYTPEGTFKAFAIHLPRLKQMGVDILWFMPVTPISKTDRKGTLGSYYAVADYKAINPEFGTLNDFKQLVQQAHDSGFKVIIDWVANHTGADHPWLTQHPDFYNRDSTGKAKYVFDWTDTRDLNFDNKAMRDSMTAAMQYWLQETGIDGFRCDVAGEAPTDFWKDCIRQLRKVKNVFMLAEADKGELHTAGFDASYPWDMFQTMKKVAAGERNALSLDTVLMRQDSTFPAGAVRLYFTSNHDENSWNKSDFGTFPGLKHGAFAVLTQTMRASLPLIYGGQEEPVLRAIPFFEKDNMGFKKYARAPFYKMLLDLRKRNQALATDASFRKVSVGDDKALYAYVREKGKDKILVILNLSNKEQTITIKDSSLTGEPMNLFLGAKEPFKLNHSFNIEQWGYIVCEY, from the coding sequence ATGAAATACCTGCTTCATACGGTTGCCATAGCCTGTTTCCTATTATCTCTTTTCCCCGCCTGTAAGCTCATGCCCAAAGAAAAGGGGACGCAGGCCGAAGCGGTGCAGCAAGATACCACGGCGATAGCAGGTCCCGGCTGGATCAAACAGTCTAATGTATATGAAGTCAATGTGCGCCAATATACCCCCGAAGGCACCTTCAAAGCCTTCGCCATCCATTTACCCCGCCTCAAACAAATGGGAGTAGACATCCTCTGGTTCATGCCCGTCACCCCCATCAGCAAAACAGACCGCAAGGGCACACTGGGCAGTTATTATGCAGTAGCTGATTATAAAGCCATCAACCCGGAGTTTGGCACCCTGAATGACTTTAAGCAATTGGTACAGCAGGCGCATGACAGCGGATTTAAGGTGATCATAGACTGGGTGGCCAATCATACCGGCGCCGATCACCCCTGGCTTACACAGCATCCTGACTTTTATAACCGCGACAGTACCGGCAAAGCCAAATATGTATTTGACTGGACAGATACACGTGACCTGAACTTTGATAATAAAGCCATGCGTGATAGCATGACCGCGGCTATGCAATACTGGTTGCAGGAAACAGGTATTGATGGTTTCCGTTGCGATGTGGCAGGAGAGGCGCCCACTGATTTCTGGAAAGATTGTATCCGGCAGTTAAGGAAAGTAAAGAACGTATTTATGCTGGCGGAAGCAGATAAAGGAGAGCTGCATACGGCCGGTTTTGATGCCAGCTATCCCTGGGATATGTTCCAGACCATGAAGAAAGTGGCTGCCGGTGAACGCAATGCTTTATCGCTGGATACGGTGCTCATGCGGCAGGACAGCACCTTTCCGGCAGGCGCTGTTCGCTTGTATTTCACCAGCAACCATGACGAGAACAGTTGGAATAAAAGCGACTTTGGTACCTTTCCAGGTTTAAAACACGGCGCCTTTGCAGTGCTTACACAAACCATGCGTGCCAGTCTTCCGCTTATTTACGGCGGGCAGGAGGAACCTGTTTTAAGAGCCATTCCCTTCTTTGAAAAAGACAATATGGGTTTTAAGAAATATGCGCGTGCGCCTTTCTATAAAATGCTACTTGATCTGCGCAAGCGTAACCAGGCCCTTGCTACAGATGCTTCTTTCAGAAAAGTATCAGTAGGAGATGATAAAGCCCTCTATGCCTATGTACGGGAAAAAGGGAAAGATAAGATACTGGTGATACTCAACCTCAGCAACAAGGAACAAACCATTACTATCAAAGACAGCTCGCTGACAGGTGAGCCCATGAACTTATTCCTCGGCGCAAAAGAGCCTTTTAAGCTCAATCATTCCTTCAACATTGAACAGTGGGGATATATTGTTTGTGAGTACTAA
- a CDS encoding SIMPL domain-containing protein → MKKFIPVCLIALTSLTGFAQSTAVNPYPKTITVNGSAQMEVVPDEIYVIVDLKEYEKKGSGKINLEKIKSDFLASCRSIGLPDSVITIASYDGYNGNPWIRKRSKKQELMAFISYQVKFTNSKKMDELVEKLDDDATQNFRIERTSHSKIQEYRKQLKIQAIKAAKEKAGYLAAAIDEQVGAAVTIQEPNDQGIIPYENQRMVQYNLAMDSAKMGGSEASMDFRKITLKFEVNVVFALK, encoded by the coding sequence ATGAAAAAGTTTATTCCAGTCTGTTTAATTGCATTGACATCACTTACCGGGTTCGCGCAATCAACAGCCGTTAATCCGTACCCTAAAACCATTACCGTTAATGGCAGCGCTCAAATGGAAGTAGTGCCCGATGAGATCTATGTGATCGTAGACCTGAAAGAATACGAGAAGAAAGGCAGTGGCAAGATCAATCTCGAAAAGATCAAATCTGATTTCCTGGCCAGTTGCCGCAGCATAGGATTGCCCGACTCAGTGATCACGATTGCTTCCTACGATGGTTACAATGGTAATCCATGGATCAGGAAGCGGAGTAAAAAACAGGAGTTGATGGCATTTATTTCCTACCAGGTCAAGTTCACCAACAGTAAGAAGATGGATGAGCTGGTGGAAAAACTGGATGATGACGCTACCCAGAACTTCAGGATCGAAAGGACATCACACAGCAAGATCCAGGAATACCGCAAACAGCTAAAGATACAGGCTATTAAAGCCGCCAAAGAAAAAGCCGGCTACCTGGCAGCAGCTATTGATGAGCAGGTAGGTGCAGCAGTGACGATCCAGGAGCCCAATGACCAGGGCATTATACCCTATGAAAACCAGCGTATGGTGCAATATAATTTAGCGATGGATTCCGCTAAAATGGGCGGCAGCGAAGCAAGTATGGATTTCAGGAAAATCACCTTGAAGTTTGAAGTGAATGTGGTGTTTGCGTTGAAATAA
- a CDS encoding lysophospholipid acyltransferase family protein, which produces MSSFRERLKHIHIVRKIVYAIVGIVSYPGLVITNKLKISGTEHLKDLPRRNVLFVSNHQTYFADVITFLHIFCAVKWRKQNRLGIPYYLLNPFTNVYYVAAEETMQATWISKLFTMAGALTVKRTWRPEGTETRKGLDPSDTRKISRALENNWIITFPQGTTKPFAPGRKGTALIIKMTKPIVIPVVINGFWRAFDKKGLRFKKKGTLLTVRFKPPIQIDYEAPTEVILDQLMDAIEQSKAWMLKGAHHRAKMKA; this is translated from the coding sequence ATGAGCTCATTCCGGGAAAGATTGAAACACATTCATATTGTGCGTAAGATTGTGTATGCCATTGTAGGTATCGTTTCCTATCCCGGACTGGTGATCACGAACAAGTTAAAGATATCCGGTACTGAACACCTCAAAGACCTCCCGCGCAGGAACGTGCTTTTCGTGAGCAATCACCAAACTTATTTTGCCGATGTTATCACCTTCCTGCACATCTTCTGTGCAGTGAAATGGAGAAAACAAAACAGGTTGGGAATTCCTTATTATCTACTCAATCCTTTTACCAACGTATACTATGTAGCGGCCGAAGAGACCATGCAGGCTACCTGGATCAGTAAACTGTTTACCATGGCCGGGGCCCTTACCGTGAAAAGGACCTGGCGGCCAGAGGGTACAGAAACACGCAAGGGGCTGGACCCTTCCGATACCCGTAAAATTTCACGGGCACTGGAAAATAACTGGATCATCACCTTTCCGCAAGGCACTACCAAACCTTTTGCGCCCGGTCGCAAGGGTACAGCACTCATCATTAAAATGACAAAACCTATTGTTATACCGGTTGTCATCAATGGGTTCTGGCGGGCTTTCGATAAAAAGGGATTACGTTTCAAGAAAAAAGGCACGCTACTTACGGTGCGCTTCAAGCCGCCCATACAAATAGATTACGAAGCGCCTACAGAAGTGATCCTGGACCAGTTGATGGACGCCATAGAGCAAAGCAAGGCCTGGATGCTGAAAGGCGCCCATCACCGGGCAAAGATGAAAGCATAA
- a CDS encoding cysteine desulfurase family protein produces the protein MSTSRIYFDNAATTALDPLVLETMMPYLTEKFGNPSSIYSYGRETRLAIETARKSVAKILNAHPAEIFFTSGGTESSNTAINAAVHDLGCRHIITSPIEHHATLHTVENLYHRGEVALSYVKLLPNGHVDLEDLEQQLAACEDKCLVTLMHANNEIGNILDIHAAGEICKRYGAVFHSDTVQTVGHFPFDLRNTPVHFITGAGHKFHGPKGVGILYINENVKIKPHIHGGSQERNMRAGTENLYGIVGFAKALEMATEHYEKDSAYIKSLKLHMMEQIQKHIKGASFNGDPLGKSLYTVLSVSFPKTEKSEMILFNLDINNICASGGSACTSGADQGSHVIRAVNNNPNQVTVRFSFSKHNTKEEIDQVVSKLKEII, from the coding sequence ATGAGCACTTCACGTATTTATTTCGACAATGCAGCCACCACAGCTCTCGATCCACTGGTACTGGAAACCATGATGCCTTACCTCACTGAAAAGTTTGGTAATCCATCTTCCATCTATTCCTATGGCCGCGAGACGAGGTTGGCCATTGAAACTGCCCGTAAAAGCGTGGCTAAAATACTGAATGCGCATCCTGCAGAGATCTTCTTCACCTCTGGTGGTACCGAAAGTTCCAACACAGCCATCAATGCTGCTGTGCACGATCTTGGCTGCAGGCACATCATCACCTCACCCATAGAACACCATGCCACCCTGCATACGGTAGAAAACCTTTATCACCGTGGCGAGGTAGCCCTGAGTTATGTGAAGCTGTTGCCCAACGGCCATGTTGACCTGGAAGACCTGGAACAGCAATTAGCCGCTTGTGAAGATAAATGCCTTGTTACCCTTATGCATGCCAATAATGAAATTGGCAACATACTGGATATCCATGCAGCAGGAGAGATCTGCAAACGTTATGGCGCCGTATTTCATTCCGACACTGTGCAAACGGTTGGCCACTTTCCTTTTGACCTCCGCAATACGCCTGTGCATTTTATTACCGGCGCCGGTCATAAATTCCATGGTCCGAAAGGAGTGGGTATCCTGTACATCAATGAAAATGTAAAGATCAAGCCGCATATCCATGGTGGTTCGCAGGAGCGTAACATGCGTGCCGGCACAGAGAACTTATACGGGATAGTGGGTTTTGCCAAAGCGCTTGAAATGGCTACCGAGCATTATGAAAAAGACAGCGCTTATATCAAAAGCCTCAAGCTCCATATGATGGAACAGATCCAAAAGCACATCAAGGGCGCTTCCTTTAATGGAGATCCCCTGGGTAAAAGCCTGTATACGGTATTAAGCGTGTCTTTCCCCAAAACCGAGAAATCGGAAATGATCTTATTCAACCTCGACATCAATAATATCTGTGCCAGTGGCGGCAGCGCCTGTACCAGTGGCGCCGATCAGGGATCACATGTCATCCGCGCTGTCAACAACAATCCCAACCAGGTTACCGTTCGTTTTTCCTTCAGTAAACACAACACCAAAGAAGAAATAGACCAGGTGGTGAGCAAGCTGAAAGAGATCATATAG
- a CDS encoding DUF1624 domain-containing protein, whose protein sequence is MSQAVLTKNRVQSIDVLRGIVMIIMALDHVRDFFHVDAFQGDPVNPATTNPLLYGTRWITHFCAPTFVFLAGTSSYLVGLRKSKAELSTFLIKRGLWLMLAEVLIITLALTFNPLYNLLFLQVIWAIGISMFILGLLVRLPYTVILALGLIIVLGHNLLDYPEAAMATRKEGLGFWWDLAHGARFSIYPFAPNYVVAIVYPFLPWTGLMLMGYSAGKLYADGFPALQRKKVLLYTGFGLLVLFFLLRFINAYGDPVPWTRQENTTRTIFSFFNLNKYPPSLMYMSATIGVALIALVLLENVRNSVTEFFKVFGRVPFFYYVVHFFLIHALEVIAFFLSGYGVKDIVSNQVPFLFRPVVFGFPLWVVYLVWIGLIVLLYPLCKRYNAYKSTHHKWWLSYV, encoded by the coding sequence ATGAGTCAGGCTGTTTTGACAAAGAACCGTGTTCAATCTATTGATGTGCTGCGCGGTATAGTAATGATCATCATGGCGCTGGATCATGTGCGTGACTTCTTTCATGTTGATGCTTTTCAAGGTGATCCGGTCAATCCCGCTACCACCAACCCGCTCCTGTATGGTACCCGGTGGATCACGCATTTCTGTGCGCCTACCTTTGTTTTCCTGGCCGGTACTTCCTCTTACCTGGTAGGATTGCGCAAATCAAAAGCTGAACTGAGTACATTCCTTATTAAACGCGGGTTATGGTTGATGCTGGCAGAAGTGTTGATCATTACCCTGGCTTTAACATTCAATCCGCTGTATAATCTTTTATTCCTGCAGGTGATCTGGGCTATAGGTATCAGCATGTTTATACTGGGATTGCTGGTACGCTTGCCGTATACTGTTATATTGGCTCTTGGGCTGATCATCGTACTGGGGCATAATCTGCTGGATTACCCGGAAGCAGCCATGGCCACGCGTAAGGAAGGACTGGGCTTTTGGTGGGACCTTGCGCATGGTGCGCGCTTTTCGATCTATCCTTTTGCGCCCAACTATGTAGTGGCTATTGTTTATCCTTTTTTGCCCTGGACAGGACTGATGCTCATGGGATATAGTGCCGGTAAACTATATGCTGATGGCTTTCCGGCCCTGCAACGTAAAAAGGTCCTGTTGTATACCGGCTTCGGGTTGCTTGTATTATTCTTCCTGCTCCGGTTTATCAATGCTTACGGCGATCCTGTTCCCTGGACCAGGCAGGAGAATACTACCCGCACCATCTTCTCCTTCTTTAACCTGAATAAATATCCTCCTTCATTGATGTATATGTCGGCCACCATTGGTGTTGCATTAATTGCACTGGTGTTGCTGGAGAATGTACGGAATAGCGTTACGGAGTTTTTTAAAGTATTCGGGCGGGTACCTTTCTTCTACTATGTAGTTCATTTCTTCCTGATACATGCTTTAGAGGTCATTGCATTCTTCTTATCGGGATATGGGGTCAAGGACATAGTCTCCAACCAGGTGCCTTTCCTGTTCCGGCCGGTCGTCTTTGGCTTCCCTTTGTGGGTGGTGTACCTGGTGTGGATAGGTCTCATCGTATTATTATATCCTTTGTGTAAGCGGTACAATGCTTACAAGAGCACGCATCATAAGTGGTGGCTTAGTTATGTATAG